One Nostoc punctiforme PCC 73102 DNA window includes the following coding sequences:
- a CDS encoding L,D-transpeptidase: MKSETKSKIIKKNVAKATTGRASTPKSSTVKPQTQPKTIKNNVAQATELPIKMQLVAQAERQNPVTDSWPKGLWSKASAQQAPSASDRLADRKTQVVVDLSDRRTYVYAGDEVIASYPIAVGKKGWETPTGSFQVIHMRHYPIWRHPITGKVFQAGTDSPLGDRWIGFWSDGRNEIGFHGTPDIDLVGTAVSHGCLRMRNSDVRMLYEQVSIGTTVLVRN; this comes from the coding sequence ATTAAGTCTGAAACTAAGTCGAAAATAATTAAGAAGAATGTAGCTAAAGCAACGACTGGCAGGGCTTCTACACCAAAATCTTCTACTGTTAAGCCTCAAACTCAGCCGAAAACAATTAAAAATAATGTAGCTCAAGCAACTGAACTACCAATCAAGATGCAGCTGGTGGCGCAAGCAGAAAGACAAAATCCAGTTACGGATAGTTGGCCAAAAGGTTTATGGTCTAAGGCTTCAGCCCAACAAGCACCATCTGCATCTGATAGGCTGGCAGATCGCAAGACGCAAGTGGTGGTTGATTTAAGCGATCGCCGCACTTATGTATATGCAGGAGATGAGGTAATAGCTAGCTACCCAATCGCTGTAGGTAAGAAGGGTTGGGAAACGCCCACAGGTTCTTTCCAGGTGATCCACATGCGACACTATCCAATCTGGCGTCACCCAATTACAGGCAAAGTATTTCAGGCTGGTACGGATAGTCCCTTGGGAGACAGATGGATTGGTTTTTGGTCAGATGGGCGCAATGAAATTGGCTTTCATGGTACGCCGGATATTGACCTGGTAGGAACGGCTGTATCCCACGGCTGTTTAAGAATGCGTAATTCTGATGTCAGAATGCTTTATGAGCAAGTGAGTATAGGGACAACAGTATTAGTACGTAATTAA
- a CDS encoding sigma-70 family RNA polymerase sigma factor: MSQSITVSWSTVDAKYPEASVQVDKLPNHDLILRCQAGLRPDRVAFSELLRRYQSQVDRVLYHLAPDWADRADLAQEVWIRVYRNINRLQEPAKFRGWLSRIATNLFYDELRKRKRVVSPLSLDAPRSLEDGEMDWEIAGDTPGPEEELTTREFYEQLREAIADLPEVFRTTIVLREIEGMAYEEIAEITGVSLGTVKSRIARARSRLQAYLQNYLDS, encoded by the coding sequence ATGAGTCAGTCGATTACTGTATCCTGGTCAACGGTTGATGCAAAGTATCCAGAAGCATCAGTGCAAGTTGACAAACTCCCTAACCACGATTTAATTTTGCGCTGTCAAGCGGGACTGCGGCCAGATCGTGTTGCGTTTTCAGAACTATTACGCCGCTATCAAAGTCAAGTTGATAGAGTTTTGTACCACCTAGCTCCAGATTGGGCTGACAGAGCCGATTTAGCTCAAGAAGTTTGGATTCGAGTGTATCGGAATATTAACCGATTACAAGAACCTGCTAAATTTCGGGGCTGGTTAAGCCGCATTGCTACCAACTTGTTTTACGATGAGTTACGGAAACGCAAGCGGGTTGTTAGCCCTTTATCACTGGATGCTCCCCGCTCGTTAGAGGACGGTGAGATGGATTGGGAAATCGCTGGCGATACTCCCGGACCTGAAGAAGAACTGACAACTAGAGAATTTTACGAGCAATTGCGGGAAGCAATCGCGGATTTACCAGAAGTCTTTCGTACAACCATTGTCCTGAGAGAAATCGAGGGCATGGCTTATGAAGAAATTGCTGAAATCACTGGAGTTTCTTTAGGAACTGTGAAGTCAAGAATAGCCAGAGCTAGATCCAGACTGCAAGCTTACTTGCAGAATTATCTAGATTCCTAA
- a CDS encoding anti-sigma factor family protein, which produces MTTDSQFYDRSSLQLPQDLSDGMAKHTNESTGLMDMVKRDRFELLSAYLDGEVTAPERRQVEEWLANDASVQCLYARLLKLRQGLRTLPIPTAQKSPEATVQQVFTRLRRRSRLNWMAGGAAVAACVIGAVSSLVPGGLNVPQLAQRPQKEPIQTSSASIIPPSPLMVGLNNPVIEIPKAAVASPKNPIYPVQPQRHDSKQDIN; this is translated from the coding sequence ATGACTACTGATTCTCAGTTTTACGACCGTTCTTCTTTGCAACTTCCTCAAGATTTGTCAGATGGAATGGCCAAGCATACCAATGAATCAACGGGTCTTATGGATATGGTGAAGCGCGATCGCTTCGAGTTATTGAGTGCTTACCTCGATGGTGAAGTCACAGCCCCTGAACGCAGGCAAGTAGAAGAATGGCTGGCAAATGATGCCTCGGTTCAATGCTTGTATGCGCGACTGTTAAAGCTACGCCAAGGCTTGCGGACTCTCCCAATCCCCACAGCCCAAAAGTCACCAGAAGCAACAGTTCAGCAAGTATTCACACGTTTGCGCCGCCGTTCCCGTTTAAACTGGATGGCGGGAGGTGCAGCTGTTGCTGCCTGCGTAATCGGTGCAGTATCTAGCTTAGTACCTGGTGGTTTGAATGTGCCGCAACTGGCGCAACGACCACAAAAAGAACCGATTCAAACATCCTCAGCGTCTATAATTCCACCTTCCCCTTTGATGGTGGGACTAAATAATCCGGTTATTGAAATTCCTAAAGCAGCAGTAGCTTCTCCAAAAAATCCAATCTATCCGGTACAGCCACAACGCCACGACTCCAAACAAGACATTAACTAA
- a CDS encoding gamma-glutamylcyclotransferase has protein sequence MRVFVYGTLKPGEANYKKYCAGKVVDVKKAFVEGKLFALPMGYPAMTLGNSKVYGYLLSFPNPRILNELDVLENYQPSRLPAENLYNRQIIEVYEPQSLSLGLALVYLMALEQVEQLGGFLQPDGWWSGCCLTAKYS, from the coding sequence GTGCGGGTTTTTGTGTACGGCACACTCAAACCAGGTGAAGCTAACTATAAAAAATACTGTGCTGGCAAAGTAGTTGATGTCAAAAAAGCTTTTGTAGAAGGTAAATTGTTTGCTCTGCCAATGGGCTACCCAGCAATGACGCTTGGAAATAGCAAAGTTTACGGGTATTTACTATCTTTTCCCAACCCAAGAATTTTAAATGAGCTAGATGTGCTGGAAAATTACCAGCCCTCTAGACTACCAGCAGAAAACCTCTATAATCGGCAAATTATCGAGGTTTATGAACCACAGTCGCTATCTTTGGGTTTGGCTTTGGTTTATTTAATGGCTCTAGAGCAAGTTGAGCAATTAGGAGGATTCCTCCAACCTGACGGTTGGTGGAGTGGCTGTTGTTTAACCGCAAAGTACAGTTAG
- the leuS gene encoding leucine--tRNA ligase gives MDSRYNPAAIEEKRQKTWLELGLDKTPSASNKPKFYALSMFPYPSGSLHMGHVRNYTITDVIARFKRMQGYRVIHPMGWDAFGLPAENAAIDRGVPPAKWTYQNITQMRQQLQRLGLSIDWECELATCSPDYYKWTQWIFLQFLQAGLAYQKEAAVNWDPIDQTVLANEQVDNEGRSWRSGAIVERKLLRQWFFKITDYAEELLNDLDKLTGWPERVKLMQANWIGKSTGAYLEFPIVGIDEKIAVYTTRPDTVYGVSYLVLAPEHPLTNRVTTKEQQAAVEVFIKEVSNQSELERTSEDKPKRGIPTGGVAINPFTGEEVPIWIADYVLYEYGTGAVMGVPAHDVRDFKFAKNYDLPINFVIASPDDVAGFDLTPTSEIDGITQLVEVDYKQAYTEPGILINSGAFTGISSTDAKQAIIEYAEKQDFGKVRVQYRLRDWLISRQRYWGAPIPVIHCPNCGIVPVPDKDLPVQLPEEVEFTGRCGSPLTQLESWVNVPCPTCGTPAKRETDTMDTFIDSSWYFLRFPDAKNEQQVFDSSKVNDWMPVNQYVGGIEHAILHLLYSRFFTKVLRDRGLLNFDEPFQRLLTQGMVQGLTYLNPNKGGKDKWIPSNLVNSADPRDPQTDEPLQRLYATMSKSKGNGVAPEDVISKYGIDTARMFILFKAPPEKDLEWDEADVEGQFRFLNRVWRLVTDYITAGVSRKKAQSDLTKAEKELRRAIHTAIQAVTEDVEDEYQFNTAISELMKLSNALSDADKNSPIYAEGIRTLVILIAPFAPHIADELWHLLGESDSIHTQTWPSFDPAALVADEITLVIQVMGKTRGAIQVPAQADKAALEKYARESEIAQRYIEGKEIKKVIVVPGKLVNFVVS, from the coding sequence GTGGATTCCCGATATAACCCAGCAGCGATTGAGGAAAAACGGCAGAAAACATGGTTAGAACTTGGCTTAGATAAAACACCTTCAGCTAGCAACAAGCCAAAATTCTACGCTTTATCCATGTTCCCTTATCCATCGGGCAGCCTACACATGGGTCACGTCCGTAATTATACCATTACTGACGTGATTGCCCGCTTCAAGCGAATGCAAGGGTATCGGGTAATACACCCAATGGGTTGGGATGCCTTTGGCTTGCCAGCAGAAAATGCCGCTATTGACCGTGGTGTACCGCCAGCAAAGTGGACTTATCAGAATATTACCCAGATGCGGCAGCAATTACAGCGTCTTGGTTTATCAATTGATTGGGAATGTGAATTAGCTACTTGTTCACCAGATTATTACAAGTGGACACAATGGATTTTCTTGCAGTTTTTGCAAGCAGGGTTAGCTTACCAAAAAGAAGCAGCCGTAAACTGGGACCCCATTGACCAAACTGTATTAGCAAATGAGCAAGTTGATAACGAAGGACGTTCCTGGCGCAGTGGCGCAATAGTTGAGCGCAAATTGTTGCGGCAGTGGTTTTTTAAGATTACCGACTACGCCGAAGAATTACTCAATGACTTGGATAAGTTGACAGGTTGGCCGGAACGGGTCAAATTGATGCAGGCAAACTGGATTGGTAAATCCACAGGCGCTTATTTAGAATTTCCCATTGTTGGGATAGATGAAAAAATCGCTGTGTATACCACGCGCCCAGATACAGTTTATGGTGTCAGTTATTTAGTATTAGCACCAGAACATCCTTTAACAAATCGCGTTACCACAAAAGAACAACAAGCGGCGGTAGAAGTCTTTATTAAAGAGGTTTCTAATCAAAGTGAGTTGGAACGTACTTCTGAAGACAAACCTAAGCGGGGTATCCCTACCGGTGGTGTGGCAATTAACCCGTTTACAGGGGAAGAAGTGCCTATTTGGATTGCTGACTATGTACTGTATGAGTATGGTACTGGGGCGGTGATGGGTGTACCCGCACACGATGTCCGGGATTTTAAGTTTGCTAAAAATTACGATTTACCAATTAATTTTGTCATCGCTTCCCCAGATGATGTTGCAGGTTTTGACTTAACTCCAACATCAGAGATTGATGGAATCACACAACTTGTTGAAGTTGACTATAAGCAGGCATACACTGAACCAGGAATTTTAATTAATTCTGGGGCTTTTACTGGTATATCTTCCACAGATGCTAAACAAGCCATAATTGAATACGCCGAAAAACAAGATTTTGGTAAAGTGCGAGTGCAATATCGCTTGCGGGATTGGTTAATTTCCCGGCAGCGTTACTGGGGCGCACCGATACCTGTAATTCACTGTCCCAACTGTGGGATAGTGCCAGTGCCTGACAAAGATTTACCAGTCCAGTTGCCAGAAGAGGTGGAATTTACTGGACGTTGCGGTTCACCTTTGACTCAGTTGGAAAGCTGGGTAAATGTGCCTTGTCCAACTTGCGGCACTCCAGCGAAGCGCGAAACTGACACGATGGACACTTTTATTGATTCCTCGTGGTATTTCTTGCGCTTCCCTGACGCTAAAAATGAACAACAGGTTTTCGATTCCAGTAAAGTAAACGACTGGATGCCAGTGAATCAGTACGTGGGTGGGATTGAACACGCGATTCTACATTTGTTGTATTCGCGGTTCTTTACTAAAGTACTCCGGGACAGAGGGTTACTGAACTTTGATGAACCTTTCCAACGTCTGTTAACTCAAGGGATGGTACAGGGTTTAACTTACCTAAATCCCAATAAGGGCGGTAAAGATAAATGGATTCCTTCTAATCTGGTCAATTCTGCTGACCCCCGCGACCCTCAGACAGACGAACCTTTGCAACGTCTCTACGCCACCATGTCTAAATCAAAGGGCAACGGTGTCGCGCCAGAAGATGTAATTTCCAAATATGGTATAGACACAGCAAGGATGTTCATCTTGTTCAAAGCACCACCAGAAAAAGACCTGGAATGGGATGAAGCCGATGTGGAAGGACAATTCCGCTTTTTAAATCGGGTTTGGCGTTTGGTGACGGATTATATTACTGCTGGGGTATCCCGTAAGAAAGCCCAATCTGATTTAACTAAGGCTGAAAAGGAATTGCGGCGGGCGATTCACACGGCTATTCAAGCGGTGACGGAAGATGTGGAAGACGAATATCAATTCAACACAGCTATTTCCGAATTGATGAAGTTGAGTAATGCCCTAAGTGATGCTGACAAAAATTCACCAATTTACGCAGAAGGTATTCGGACTTTGGTGATATTAATCGCACCCTTTGCACCACATATTGCTGATGAATTGTGGCATTTGTTGGGTGAAAGTGATTCAATTCACACTCAAACTTGGCCATCATTTGACCCTGCTGCTTTAGTAGCTGATGAAATCACTTTAGTGATTCAAGTTATGGGTAAAACTCGCGGCGCGATTCAAGTACCAGCACAAGCAGATAAAGCAGCGTTGGAGAAATACGCCCGTGAATCAGAAATTGCCCAGCGTTACATCGAAGGCAAAGAGATTAAAAAGGTAATTGTAGTGCCTGGCAAGTTAGTGAATTTTGTAGTCAGCTAA
- a CDS encoding pyridoxal-phosphate-dependent aminotransferase family protein, with the protein MNDKLMLMIPGPTPVPEAALLALAKHPIGHRTSEFSNILAEVTENLKWLHQTQTDVLTLNVSGTGAVEAGIINFLSPGDRILVGSNGKFGERWVEVGQAYGLNVEEVKVEWGKPLDPAVFAEKLQADTQKQIKAVIITHSETSTGVLNDLESINRHVKAHGEALIIVDAVTSLGAFNLPVDAWGLDIVASGSQKGYMIPPGLGFVSVSPKAWEAYKTAKLPKYYLDLGKYRKATAKNTTPFTPPVNLIVALHTTLRIMKEEGLESIFARHERLKNATRAAIQGLNLPLFAADSSASPAITAVAPQGIESDKIRSLMKKRFDIALAGGQDHLSNKIFRIGHLGFVSDRDILSCIASLEVTLTELGYEDFTPGSGIAAAVKVFSQS; encoded by the coding sequence ATGAACGATAAGCTGATGCTAATGATTCCAGGCCCAACCCCGGTGCCAGAAGCTGCTTTACTGGCATTAGCCAAGCATCCGATTGGACACCGTACCAGTGAATTTAGCAACATTTTGGCAGAAGTGACGGAAAACCTCAAGTGGTTGCACCAAACTCAAACTGATGTGCTGACACTGAATGTTAGTGGTACGGGTGCTGTAGAAGCTGGAATAATTAATTTTCTCTCTCCAGGCGATCGCATTTTAGTTGGCTCTAATGGTAAATTTGGCGAACGCTGGGTAGAAGTTGGCCAAGCCTACGGTTTGAATGTAGAAGAAGTTAAGGTGGAATGGGGAAAACCCTTAGACCCCGCAGTATTTGCCGAAAAACTCCAAGCAGATACTCAAAAGCAAATTAAAGCTGTAATCATTACCCACAGTGAAACCTCGACAGGTGTGTTGAATGACCTAGAAAGCATCAACCGCCACGTTAAAGCACACGGTGAAGCTTTGATTATCGTTGATGCCGTCACAAGCTTGGGTGCATTCAATCTACCCGTGGATGCTTGGGGTTTGGATATCGTCGCCTCCGGTTCTCAAAAAGGTTATATGATTCCGCCGGGATTGGGTTTTGTCTCTGTCAGCCCCAAGGCTTGGGAAGCTTACAAAACTGCGAAGCTACCAAAATATTATTTGGACTTAGGGAAATATCGCAAAGCCACAGCCAAAAACACAACTCCATTTACTCCGCCTGTGAACTTGATCGTAGCGCTGCACACCACGTTGCGAATCATGAAAGAGGAAGGATTAGAGTCAATATTTGCTCGACATGAACGGCTGAAAAATGCTACCCGCGCCGCCATTCAAGGGTTGAATTTACCCCTGTTTGCAGCAGATAGTTCCGCTAGTCCGGCGATTACGGCTGTAGCACCACAGGGAATTGAATCGGATAAGATTCGGTCATTGATGAAAAAACGCTTTGATATTGCCCTAGCAGGTGGTCAAGACCATTTGAGTAATAAGATTTTCCGCATTGGTCACTTGGGCTTTGTGAGCGATCGCGATATCCTTAGCTGTATAGCATCTTTAGAAGTTACCCTAACAGAACTTGGGTACGAAGATTTCACCCCTGGATCTGGTATAGCAGCAGCAGTTAAAGTATTTAGTCAGTCCTAA
- a CDS encoding DUF2949 domain-containing protein, with amino-acid sequence MTIHSAQGGEIQMSPSKYSRLIHFLQEDLAISTASLAVALRHREQDPGPLAMILWQYGLITLEQLEQIYDWLETA; translated from the coding sequence ATGACAATACATTCTGCACAAGGAGGTGAGATTCAAATGTCACCATCAAAATATTCTCGACTGATTCATTTTTTGCAAGAAGATTTGGCAATTTCCACAGCATCGCTAGCGGTTGCACTGCGCCATCGGGAGCAAGATCCAGGTCCTTTGGCAATGATTCTTTGGCAGTATGGTTTGATTACTCTAGAACAGTTAGAACAAATTTATGATTGGCTGGAGACGGCATAA
- a CDS encoding DUF192 domain-containing protein, with the protein MNRWLGLFSMLLSVLLMGCSVPTTAKPPTPTSDSKTPAPASLGQKLPISAKAILPNGTTIQLEVAKTPQQQQMGLMYRPALPDDRGMLFGFASPQPVSFWMKNVPVALDMVFLQNGVVKYIQAGAPPCASEPCPTYGPNTPIDKVIELRSGRAAELKLKVDDIVKIEF; encoded by the coding sequence ATGAATCGTTGGCTAGGTTTATTCTCAATGTTGCTGAGTGTTTTATTGATGGGCTGTTCTGTGCCAACAACGGCTAAACCTCCAACCCCCACGTCTGATTCTAAAACTCCAGCCCCAGCGAGTTTAGGTCAAAAACTACCAATTTCTGCGAAAGCCATTCTTCCTAATGGCACAACTATTCAGCTAGAAGTGGCGAAAACACCACAACAGCAACAAATGGGGTTGATGTATCGACCAGCTTTGCCAGATGACCGAGGAATGCTATTTGGGTTCGCTTCACCACAACCAGTTAGTTTCTGGATGAAAAATGTACCTGTAGCCTTGGATATGGTATTTTTACAGAACGGTGTAGTTAAATATATCCAAGCTGGTGCACCTCCTTGTGCAAGTGAGCCTTGTCCCACTTATGGTCCCAACACACCAATCGATAAGGTAATTGAACTTCGTTCTGGAAGAGCTGCCGAATTGAAGTTGAAAGTGGACGATATTGTCAAAATTGAGTTTTGA
- the nblR gene encoding response regulator transcription factor NblR: MTVAPSPCVLVIETDESLANQLACDLQEAGYESILAHDATSGLQYCRDRQPALIVLDRMLAGESGLSLCKNLRSTGMRSPVLILMARDTVDDRVACLEAGADDYILKPYRSEDFLKLIRLYLKPDVDTTEQLRFGDLILDIASRRAIHGGRAIDLTMKEFELLKFLMEHPREVLTREQILENVWGYDFLGESNVIEVYIRYLRLKIEDEGQKRLIQTVRGVGYVLRES, from the coding sequence ATGACAGTTGCTCCAAGTCCCTGTGTTTTGGTGATTGAAACCGATGAGAGCCTAGCAAATCAGCTTGCTTGCGATTTGCAAGAAGCTGGCTATGAATCAATATTGGCTCATGATGCGACCAGTGGTTTGCAATACTGTCGCGATCGCCAACCTGCTTTAATTGTTTTAGACCGGATGCTAGCAGGAGAATCAGGACTCTCATTGTGTAAAAATCTGAGAAGCACTGGTATGCGATCGCCTGTGTTGATTTTAATGGCAAGGGATACCGTCGACGATCGTGTAGCTTGTCTAGAAGCAGGGGCGGATGATTACATCCTCAAACCTTACCGCTCAGAAGACTTTTTGAAGTTAATTCGCCTCTACTTAAAACCCGATGTGGATACCACGGAGCAATTGCGCTTTGGGGATCTTATTTTAGACATCGCAAGTCGCCGTGCTATCCACGGCGGCCGAGCAATTGACTTGACAATGAAGGAATTTGAACTATTAAAATTTTTAATGGAACATCCCCGTGAGGTGTTAACCCGCGAACAAATTTTAGAAAATGTTTGGGGTTATGACTTTCTGGGTGAGTCGAATGTCATTGAAGTGTACATCCGCTACCTGCGCCTCAAAATCGAAGATGAAGGTCAAAAGCGCCTAATTCAGACAGTACGCGGCGTAGGGTACGTTTTAAGAGAATCCTAA
- a CDS encoding NAD(+) kinase — MPKAGIIYNDVKPIAGRVAIELKDKLTAAGWDVCITSSIGGILGYSNPDSPVCHTPIDGLTPPGFDSDMEFAVVLGGDGTVLAASRQVAPCGIPLLTVNTGHMGFLTETFLNQLPQALEQAMNGKYEIEERAMLTVKVFRGDAVLWEALCLNEMVLHREPLTSMCHFEIAIGRHAPVDIAADGVIVSTPTGSTAYSLSAGGPVVTPGVPVLQLVPICPHSLASRALVFPDTESVNIYPVNIPRLVMVVDGNGGCYVLPEDRVYMERSQYSVRFIRLQPPEFFRILREKLGWGLPHIAKPTSVELP, encoded by the coding sequence GTGCCGAAAGCAGGCATTATCTACAATGACGTTAAACCGATAGCGGGTCGTGTCGCTATCGAGTTGAAAGACAAGCTAACCGCAGCCGGTTGGGATGTGTGTATCACATCAAGTATCGGTGGAATATTGGGCTACTCTAATCCAGATAGTCCTGTATGCCACACCCCCATTGACGGTCTAACGCCCCCTGGTTTTGACTCAGATATGGAGTTTGCAGTGGTGTTAGGGGGAGACGGCACTGTTTTAGCAGCGTCTCGTCAGGTAGCCCCCTGTGGTATTCCACTATTAACAGTGAATACCGGTCACATGGGATTTTTGACAGAAACTTTCCTGAATCAATTGCCCCAAGCACTAGAACAGGCAATGAACGGTAAGTATGAAATTGAAGAACGAGCCATGCTCACCGTCAAAGTATTTCGGGGAGATGCAGTACTGTGGGAAGCTCTCTGCTTGAATGAAATGGTACTGCACCGAGAACCTTTGACCTCTATGTGCCATTTTGAAATTGCCATAGGTCGTCATGCACCAGTAGATATTGCTGCGGATGGCGTGATTGTTTCTACGCCTACTGGTTCTACAGCTTACTCATTGAGTGCTGGTGGCCCAGTGGTGACTCCTGGTGTACCTGTTTTACAGCTAGTACCCATTTGTCCCCATTCTCTAGCTTCTAGAGCATTGGTATTTCCAGATACTGAATCGGTGAACATTTATCCAGTCAACATTCCTCGGCTAGTAATGGTGGTGGATGGTAATGGAGGGTGTTATGTTCTACCAGAAGATAGAGTATATATGGAGCGATCGCAATATAGTGTGCGATTTATTCGACTGCAACCGCCTGAGTTTTTCCGAATTTTACGAGAAAAATTAGGTTGGGGTTTACCACATATTGCCAAACCAACTTCGGTAGAATTACCGTAA
- a CDS encoding SDR family oxidoreductase: protein MTLLIVGATGTLGRQVARRAIDEGYKVRCLVRSSKKAAFLKEWGAELVPGNLRYPDTLAAALVGVTQVIDASTSRPTDSLSIKQVDWEGKVALIQAAKAAGVERFIFFSILDADKYPEVPLMEIKRCTELFLAESGLNYTILRLAGFMQGLIGQYGIPILEGQPVWVTGNSSPIAYMDTQDIAKFAIRALSVPETENQAFPVVGTRAWSAEEIINLCERLSGKDARVTRMPISLLRAVRGLMRSFQWGWNVADRLAFTEVLASGKQLNASMDEVYTVFGLDPQQTTTLESYLQEYFSRIMKKLKEVDYQKNKNKKQKPKKTPFKQSSKANSQ, encoded by the coding sequence ATGACATTATTAATCGTCGGTGCCACTGGCACCTTAGGAAGACAAGTGGCTCGTCGTGCAATCGATGAGGGATATAAAGTACGCTGCCTCGTGCGGAGTAGTAAAAAAGCAGCTTTTCTCAAAGAATGGGGTGCAGAACTTGTACCAGGAAATTTACGTTACCCTGATACACTAGCGGCAGCTTTAGTTGGTGTAACCCAAGTTATTGATGCGTCAACATCTCGTCCTACAGATTCACTGAGTATCAAGCAAGTTGACTGGGAGGGCAAAGTAGCATTAATTCAAGCAGCAAAAGCAGCAGGTGTAGAGCGCTTTATCTTCTTTTCAATTTTGGATGCGGATAAATACCCAGAAGTACCGCTAATGGAAATTAAACGTTGTACAGAACTATTCTTAGCTGAGTCAGGCTTGAATTATACCATCTTGCGGCTAGCTGGTTTTATGCAAGGGTTAATCGGTCAATATGGGATTCCCATTTTGGAAGGACAGCCAGTTTGGGTGACAGGTAATTCTTCTCCTATTGCCTATATGGACACTCAGGACATTGCTAAGTTTGCAATTCGTGCATTGAGTGTGCCCGAAACGGAAAACCAAGCTTTTCCTGTAGTTGGTACTCGTGCATGGAGTGCAGAAGAAATCATCAACCTGTGCGAACGCTTATCTGGAAAAGATGCCAGGGTAACGCGGATGCCAATAAGCTTACTGCGTGCCGTGCGGGGCTTAATGCGGTCTTTTCAGTGGGGATGGAACGTAGCCGACAGGCTAGCGTTTACAGAAGTATTGGCTAGTGGTAAACAGCTAAATGCTTCAATGGATGAAGTATACACAGTTTTTGGCTTAGATCCGCAACAAACCACGACCCTAGAAAGCTATCTCCAAGAGTATTTCAGCCGGATCATGAAGAAGCTCAAAGAGGTAGACTACCAGAAAAATAAAAATAAAAAGCAGAAACCTAAAAAAACTCCTTTTAAACAGTCTTCAAAAGCCAATAGTCAATAG
- a CDS encoding PetM family cytochrome b6-f complex subunit 7 translates to MGGEILNAAILSFGLIFVGWGLGALLLKIQGGEE, encoded by the coding sequence ATGGGCGGCGAAATTTTGAATGCAGCTATATTGTCCTTCGGTTTAATCTTCGTGGGCTGGGGCTTAGGCGCATTGTTACTAAAAATTCAAGGCGGAGAAGAATAA